The DNA region AAAGTAACAGGGTTTAATCATACACACGCAAATCAAGGCTCTATAAATCAAGGTTAATCACACACTGTATTTTTACTTCATAAAGAGGTAAAATAGCagaactaatataaaaaaagatagaattttgaaaattaaactaatacaTATCCTGAGTAGAACAAGAAATTAATATTCAATAAGTAATTAATCAGAAATCAACATATAGAGAGAAGCAcacaaaactaaaagagagacTTTACATAGCTACAACGATGGTGGGAAGAGAAGATGTAGCAGTATGATCAGTAACTCAACAAATCCATGCAATtcacaaattcaaatgcaattttaTAAAGGAATTAGATGGTAATTCACAATAAACATAGATCAAATCTTCTAAGTAATTCACAAATTATTGACATTAGGAACCATAGAGAATAACACGAAGAAAAGATTACAGCACATATTCACAAAATCGGAGAAAATTGAAACTAGCTACGAGAGAAATTGCGAGCCGAAACCAAAGCAGAAACCAATGCAAAAATACGTTCGAGAAAATCTACTAAAGGATAAGTCAAGTTTGGATACAAAAGGACAGAAGCAGTAAAAAGCGGTAGAGGATCAGAAGACAACAATGACAGAGGACAAAGAGGACATTTCTATAGGCCTTTGATAGTGTCACAGTGTGTGCAAATAGGcaagcttctatttatacaattgtgatcctaccataggacacttgctccatattacacagATTAAACCTAAGCTTTGATACCACTCTGTCACAACTCAAAATGAGCCATGACTGGCGCTCAGGAAAAAGAGTTCCCTAGCAAGCCTAACAGATtcgaatataagataaataaaaaggttacaaataatttttgataaatttacacTTTCTAGAATGAATAATTacataatttaacaaaaataaaataaatagatatagatggatcctgcctgtgacatatggggCAGATGATGTCTAAAACCTCAACAAGGAATAGAACCCATTGCAGatcattactcttgaatagaaaggctcacataatcaaatacttattcctgaaaattatttttttaaaatgggtgagttttgcaactcagtgactagacagtacatctataattcacatgagaccatctaaacattattatgaaaataattttagttagaaaataataatttatatgaataagtgaatcaataagagaGTTCTCATatagaaataaaatcaaatagtccacacttggggtggctccacctctaagggtagccctttcctctagtgtgtccgtacggaataacagatccaacgtgtggcctacacgttaggctagcaacgcccctgctagctgaggttTGAGCCatatgcatctaagttaacgtcataaccgccgttaactacggttttctaatacgagcctcccaaaccaattcaaaacatataatttcaaatacaaccaatctttgatctttcaaatatatacagtattaaatcaaattaaataatactttctTATCAAAAATCCTTTTCAATCATATGAAATGTCAAATATACTTTACAAATTCATAGTATATGAGTGAGTATTCACAATACTTTAATGTTTCAAAAGCACGTATTCAATAAAATtgaatattctaaaataatacaaaatttcatcaaacatgtatatagtctcatgtgcagattaaaaattcgaatttcacaaaaataatatttagttcTAATAAATCCATTATTAAAATCAAGTTCAAATCCTTTGTTAATAACTTGTAAGTATAGTCATAAATTCAAACAgcatatatcaaaataattatagatgtaaaaccaaataattataaatgtaaaacCTACTCACAACTTAGTCTCAAGGGACTGAAGATAACAAACTCGGGGTACCAAACTAAAGGGTACAAAAGAGCAAAAAATTTGGATGGAGGCAGCAGCAGCTCTAATAGGCAAGCAAAACAGCGAAGAAAGGCACAACAGAACAGAAGTGACAAATAGCTAAAAGCAGAGGAACGATGACAACATCAACAACTGTGGTAAAACAGTAGCGGAAACGGAAACAAAACAGAACAACCACTAACCAGGCTAGAACGGTGGTAAAACAGAAATAACAGAAGTGTGAAACCCTTCCTACAACATTTTCAAAGGGTAAGGATAATGGCGGAACCAGTGGAGGAAGAATGGAGGATAGAGCACGACCGGATAGGACAGCAGCTTTCCGACGAGTTCTCCTCCGACGGCGACCCAGCAGCTCAGCGACGAGCTCCTTTAGTGACGATGGCAACCACCGCGACAGCCCCAACAGTGACGGCAGCGTcactgctctctctctctctctctttcctttgGTGTGCAACGACGACTTGGCGAGTTCGGCAGTGACGCAGCAGAGCGTGGTGGCGCGAAGCAGTAGCAAGGCGGCGACGGCTATGCGACGACAACTTGGCAAGTGCAGTGACGGCGGCGACGAGGCCCACCAGCGCTGCTGcatcttctcctttctctctctctctctctcttggatATCACTCTCTCAGATCTCCCTCTCTTCTCATGTCAACAgcggcggcgacggtggcagtaacacccaccgcgccgcctttctcttctctttttctttcattgGTCTCCCTTCACCTCTTCTCTCACCCTTTCCTTCTTcccctcttcctttcttttttttttctttcattctcagCTGCTGCTAttaggtgtgtgtgtgtgtgtgttgctgAAAAAGAAAGGGGACTAAGGTTTCTTTGGGGTAAAGGGATAATTGGGTGTTAATTAGGTTAGGGTTTGGTAAAAGAAATAAGGGTAATAtaggaattttaataaaattggaggGTTGGATAGTAATCAAAGAAATCAAAtgtaaaagtttttaaaaaaaattcaggaCATTACACTTTGTGTAGATCCCTCCACACTAAAAGCTAGGAGCGAAGCCGAGCTGAGATTATAAGGCATGTTTTGTTTGGTTACTTCAGTCATAAAATAGGACTTTTTGTGCACTTAGAAGACTCTCGTCTCACTCAGATTCAGAACAATGGAAGAGATGTTGTGTATTGGAAGACCACCATAAATTTGTTTCTTGATGATTACAAGCCTGTTCACGGAGTCATGATTGCTCATTCCGGTCGTTCCGCGGCAACACTTTCCAGGTTTGGGAAAACATCTATGAGCCACACCAAAACAAAGATGGAAGAAGCATGGACACTTGATGATTaaagatattgcaaactacacaCTTGATCTTAGTTAAAAGGAGTCTTTgaacaattacagaaatataaaaaaaaaacattcatttaatatgaaaaagacatcctaatacttaacaaaagaaatatccagttatattttagcaaaaataattaaatatctataaaattttaaaaaaattatgaaattcttaaagaaatagagacattcatatttgtaataaaaaaaattttaaaaatatataaaagaacatccatttagtatgaacaagaaacattctgatacttagcaaaagaaacatccatatatattaactcgtagagattttgAATTCATACAGAGGTATTTGGCTGATTTTTTATTAATACCCTTTTggttcttagcattgttgttatacaaatacaataaaccGTTTGGATATCAATGTGTAAAATTAAAAGATTTCATCCATGTTGGTGAAAAAACTTCGTGACCTTCAAATTTTTTGCGGCTATTCAAATAGGTATTTAACAAAAGCAAAGTTTTGTTTTATATATGGAAAAGTAAtggtaaacaatgtgaacaatagatatgtAGAATATTTAATTCAATAGGTATGCAAATGattatattcattatttttaattagatggttattttttttaattcgatTTACTTATGTACAGTTAGTAATAGTTAGATGTTCAATTTACTAAGTATGCAGATGGTTATCTTAATGTTAAAATTTATGAAGTAATTTAGGGATgaagtgtttttttttattttattaagttaattttagaatccattgttcatattgtttacaAAACTCATTGTATACCTAACAAAACTCTTTATatatactagcggctcaacaggcactatcGTACCTATTTAGccacttttctattattttttattaaaatattattaatttttaaaatttattaaataagtatttttttattattttaatattaactagctttatttatattatattttgttaaaattaaaattattataaaaaatctttaaaatgttaaattataaaaacacataattaatatatatatatatatatatatatatatatatatatatatatatatatatatatatatatatatatatatatatcagacaAAACATAGTTCAACAAATAATGATAATATATTATCCTAATTCAAAAAGattatatataaaccaaaatatatattagttatttacaaaagatcatttttatttaaattttatagatatttatttttgtcttcaTATTTTTTAAGTGATAGGCCAAAATATGGATCTAAATCTAAAAAGGCCTTCATTTtcctataaataataaaaaacagaagaaataaaaatacttatttttttcgtttttaaatatcaaactataagaataattaataaacaaaatagaagaatataaaaattatgtaCTTGAGAAAAATTTTCATAATTCATCATACATCTCCTTATCAATAACTTTTTGAGTCTTGAAAAATTGTCAgatttattgaccataaaaataactatataaacgattcaagattattcaattaaattgattCCTTATTATAGGATGAATTCAATTAATTAtagatttgataaaataatttaaaaattaaaaataaaaaatatttaaaaaatataaaaattttataagttatttaactGTTAGGacgttaaaatttaaaaatttaaattaaataagatattaaaaaatttattatgttgttattatgtgtaaTAAAATCAAGATAAATATTTCTAAAGTAATTATTATAaacattataaattttatttatttatttttttaacagtgTTTAATTTGAagtaaagataaaaatttaattcaaagtatttttttaattttatattcactaGTGGCTTAACAGGCATGTTCAGTctcttttctattgttttttaaaaaattatttttatttttttattaatattttattcatttttaaaatttattaaataagtattttttattattttaatattaacgtgactttatttatattatattttattaaaattaaaattattataaaaaatctttaaaatgttaaattataaaaacacACAATAAAAAGGTATATATATCAGAAAAAACATAGTTCaacaaataatgataataatattatccTGATTCAAAAAGAttatatataaactaaaatacatattagttatttacaaaagatcatttttatttaaattttatagatatttatacttgtcttcattttttttaaatgataagcCAAAGTATGGATCTAAACCTAAAGAGGCTTTcatttttctataaataaaaaaaaatagaaaaaataaaaatgcttatttttttcgtttttaaatatcaaactataagaataattaataaaaaaatagaagaatataaaaattatatacctGATAAAAATTTTCGTAATTCACCATACATCTTCTTATCAATAACTTTTTGAATCTTGAAAAACTAACAgatttattgaccataaaaataactatataaatgcttcaagattattcaattaaattgattCCTTATTATAGGGATGAATTCAATTAATTAtagatttgataaaataatttaaataataaaaaataaaaaatatttaaaaataaatataaaaattttataagttatttaacttttaggacgttaaaatttgaaaatttaaattaaataagatattaaaaaaattattatgttgttattatgtgtaataaaatcaagataaatatttataaagtaattatttataaatattataaaatttatttatttatttttttaacaatgttTAATTTGAagcaaagataaaaatttatattcaaagtatttttttaattttatattcataattctaaaagataaaaaatattttatttttaaattttattttcaatttattaaattatctctaattttattacttttataaattattaatttatacttttaatatATCTTCTTATTATATCACacactattattttttatagaaagatGACCAAAACTGAGActtatcatcatcatcagcaaCAGCAGCATCCAAAGGCTCTGTGCCTCCAAATATACCATCATGTGAGTAACTTTTTGTAAGTGGAGGTCCACAAAGATCAAGATTTCCAATGTAGCTGAGTGCACCAAAGCCTTGAAGTTGTGTCCCTGATGGGATTTTTCCTGTTAAGTTATTGAATGACAGGTTCAAGTAACTAAGAAAAGACAAGTTTGACACGCTCTCAGGAATTTCACCTGAAAGTTGATTCCTTGATAAATCAAGGACTCAAGTTCTCTCATGTTGCCAATTTCCTTTGGTATCTTCCCCACTAACTGATTGTGGGACAAGTTCAAGGAGTGCAATTCAGTGAGCCTAAACATTTGTGCAGGCATTGTTCCAAGCAGATCATTACTTGAAAGGTCAACAATGCGAATCAAATTCCAGTCTTCATATTCTAATCCTTTACTCTTCATAAGCAGCATAAGATTTTCTGGTATGATGTAACGCGTACCGTCAATATAAAAGATGTAGCCAATTGCAATGACTGAACGAACATGGACAACCATAGCTGTGATATTGTTTATGCAGCTTGGTATGTGTCCTGAGATTCTGTTATCTGCAAAATCCAAGATAGTGAGAGAATGCATTTGGCATATCTGTGGTGGAATGGTACCAGTGAATTGATTGGACCTTAGTTGGAGAGCCCTTGCTTTGTGTGGAAGCCAGTTTGGTATACTTCCTGAGAAGCGATTTTCGCGAACATTCAGGATCAACAAGGAGTGGCAATTTTGTAGTGAGAGAGGTATGTCTCCAGAGAGATTATTCTCATGCAAATGGAGTGATGTAAGATTTTCCAACAATCCCATTGATGGGGGAATCTTGCCACTTAGATCATTGTTTCCTAGATTGATATGAAGCAACGATTTCCAATTCGTCCAGTAATCTGTAAGCCCTCCAGATAATTTGTTGTTGGACATGTCCAAGTACTCCAAATTGCTTCTTCTGTCCATGTCATGGCACAAAAGGGGAACCATCGATCCTGATAGAGAGTTGTTGTCTACCATGAAAATGCGTACACTTGATGATAATCTAGGGAGACCACCTTTCAAATTATTTGATGATAGTTGTATGAAAGAAGAATTAAGCAACACATTTGACAAGTCCCCATCTATTGAGTTGCCCACCAATTGGAGAAGTTCAATTTTGGATACAAAACTCCAAAACTTGTCTCCAGTCTCAAATGAAAATTTTGAGTTCGCAAAACCAAGGGACTTGAGAGATGTCTGTGTATACAACCATTGAGGAGGTTTAGGGCCAACAGGACCCAAAAATACACCATCAAGTTGAAAAGGAGGTATCCAATGTAAGTCAAAATCAAAGATGATGTTTGGTGATTCCACAAACAAGAACTTTAAATTTGATAGATTTGTGAAATGTTTTTCAGACACAACTCCTGTAAAGTAGTTAGACCTGGCCTTTAAGGCAACTAAAGATGACAGGTTTCCCAAATTTATAGGAAGAGGTCCAGAAAATAAGTTTGAAGATAAATCAAGGTATGTGAGATGCTCAAGTTTACCTAAGCAATCTGGAATTGGTCCATTTAAATCATTGTTAGACAAAACCAAGTATTTCAAGACTTGAAAATTTGGCATTGCCTTAGGTAACTCACCTCTCAAAAGATTATTGTCAAGGTAAATATACGAGATATCACAAGTAAGATTGAATAACCAATTAGGCACCTCTGAGTAAATTGCATTCACGGAAAGATCAAGAACTTCAAGTGCAGTAAAATTAGCAAAATGAAGAGAAGGACTCATGTTATCAAGATGACAATCAACCAAGTACAACTCTGACAACGATGGAAGCATAGCCATTAACTGGACCCAATTAGTTTCCGTGCGAAGATCAATACCACTAAGGTCAATATATTTCAATGAGGAAGCACTAGAAAGCCATTCCAAATTGTGAATTAGAAGGTTTAAATTACCTAATAGATCAAGGTAATGAAGGCTTGAAGAGTTTCCACACTGATAAGGAAGATTACCTAATGAAAGGTTATTCATGGAATTATATGTCATAGCTAAGAAATCATGGTTACTCAAATCCAAGTGTTCTAAAAATTCCATTTGCAACAAAGATATGGGAATGTCACCTGAGAGACAGTGTGATTTATCAATGAAGTTATTATAACCATAGCCATTTATAAATGAACAAGGGAGATTGAGTTGTGTGACTCTACTGGTGAAGTTGTGACACACAACTACATACCAATGGCAGCAATCTTGTTGAGAGAACCATGTAGAGAGGAGGCCTGATGGATCTATAGCTCCATTTTTGAAGTTCAAAAGGATTTGCTTGTCTTTCTCATTGCAGTGGATCTTGGAATCGGAACTGTGTATGCAAGTGGTGAACATGATTGCACATAATGACCAAGCTAGAATGCTTGCATGCTTGAAATTGGAAGGAAAGGAATCCATGGAATTGATGAAGGGTCTAACTAGGGATAGTGGCTCAATGGCTTCAAGGAAAGTAGTTTACATGTTGTTCCTGAATTCAAAGTTTGTATTTATAATTCGAGTGGAGTCTACATTGTTTGTTTCTAATAGTGAATAACCTGTAAGTCAACACCATATTTTGACATAATATATACatctaatattttttagataaggTTTAATTTGGTCTCTAAATTTTTGctttataattattttagtaatttgGACATCTAATACTTGGTGTGTGTAATTAACTACGAATATAGCATTTTAACGGTTAGTCTACGTGACACTAAGGGTATCTAAAAGTATCGAACTCAATTTGGTTTTTTAGGTGACTTAATGGCTCAATTTAGTCTATTGAAGGACCAATTGAGTCTCAAGCCtttaataaaatatcaattaaCTATTGAGCTGCAACAATTGCAGTTAATTATTGCACACATACATATTCTGTTAATTAAGTTAAAAACGAAATGATCGACTTGACTTATGGTTAAATaagaaactaaaactaaacatgtTTAAAATTCAACCATCATCATGGAGTAAATCTAGCGTTGAAACTTGAAAATGGCATAACCAGTTGTGGTCCATAGGAGATAAGCAACCCATCAATTTCTATTGTTGTAACACTAAAAGTGACTTGAATGTAAAATTATCTTATGATGTCACCGCTAAATACTACGAACCTTCCCTCTAAAGACCAACAACAGATGCTTAGCTACTTGTGGTTCATAGGAGATAAGCAATCCATCACTGTCTATTGTAACACTTAAAGTGACTTAAATGTAAAATTATCTCATTATGTCACACTAAATACTAAGAACCTTCCCTCTAAAGACCAACATCACATTGCATGACTCCAGAAATTGATACATGATTAAAAAAAGGTTAACATTGACAATGTATTTTAACAATTTTACTTTCATTTCAGTAGACAAATAGATTCTCTCTGACTTTTTCGAGAAAATATTTAACAATTCACTATTAGAAGATATTCAAATTCTTGTAAGCTTATTCAGAAAATCCAACTATACTAATAATTTATACCAACAATTAAATTCTTACTCTTGCATCATCTGACATCTCTTTTCAGTTTTTAATAATCCAATTATAACTGAAtacattttatttgattttctacCCATTGACACCATTATTTTACCATGTCATAAGTATAGTAAGcaccaaaatatataaataagtaGAGGAGTTTCATTAGCAATCAACTTCTGCGATAGACACCGGTAGATATACCTAAATTTCCTCTACTCTGATCAAATCATTTTCTATGGATCCTTGTATGAATATGTGCCAAACTATATCATAATTGATCGGGTAATTCATATCTAGATACATTAATGTAaggaaacacaaaaaaaaaaaacagtaacaAAGAGAAAGAGTAATATCTTTTCATGGCTAGTT from Arachis hypogaea cultivar Tifrunner chromosome 10, arahy.Tifrunner.gnm2.J5K5, whole genome shotgun sequence includes:
- the LOC112715029 gene encoding uncharacterized protein, with protein sequence MDSFPSNFKHASILAWSLCAIMFTTCIHSSDSKIHCNEKDKQILLNFKNGAIDPSGLLSTWFSQQDCCHWYVVVCHNFTSRVTQLNLPCSFINGYGYNNFIDKSHCLSGDIPISLLQMEFLEHLDLSNHDFLAMTYNSMNNLSLGNLPYQCGNSSSLHYLDLLGNLNLLIHNLEWLSSASSLKYIDLSGIDLRTETNWVQLMAMLPSLSELYLVDCHLDNMSPSLHFANFTALEVLDLSVNAIYSEVPNWLFNLTCDISYIYLDNNLLRGELPKAMPNFQVLKYLVLSNNDLNGPIPDCLGKLEHLTYLDLSSNLFSGPLPINLGNLSSLVALKARSNYFTGVVSEKHFTNLSNLKFLFVESPNIIFDFDLHWIPPFQLDGVFLGPVGPKPPQWLYTQTSLKSLGFANSKFSFETGDKFWSFVSKIELLQLVGNSIDGDLSNVLLNSSFIQLSSNNLKGGLPRLSSSVRIFMVDNNSLSGSMVPLLCHDMDRRSNLEYLDMSNNKLSGGLTDYWTNWKSLLHINLGNNDLSGKIPPSMGLLENLTSLHLHENNLSGDIPLSLQNCHSLLILNVRENRFSGSIPNWLPHKARALQLR